A single region of the Sorghum bicolor cultivar BTx623 chromosome 9, Sorghum_bicolor_NCBIv3, whole genome shotgun sequence genome encodes:
- the LOC8080107 gene encoding transcription factor PCF8 isoform X1, with protein MISGNLTNEELGAGCTKAEGPTAGSGAGAVVAKSPVLSSSRHWPPSTESRIVRVSRVFGGKDRHSKVRTVKGLRDRRVRLSVPTAIQLYDLQDRLGLSQPSKVVDWLLDAAQHEIDKLPPLQFPPQAQDLVAHLPPSMVAPFSNVAAAADRAAAANASAAAMADGDKRHCHGGGIKGLMGLNNSIGLVNATMPLAHGLYYTPAGESWTTNGNNAAVHDHQVSHHGTSPQTTVAHHSPFSSLLSLAAPGPQLVFYSPEGGGFAMKEAADHQFPVDSLEHSQGQLSLSSARSFLHPGNQG; from the coding sequence ATGATAAGCGGCAATCTCACCAATGAAGAGCTGGGGGCCGGGTGCACCAAGGCCGAGGGGCCGACCGCGggctccggcgccggcgccgtcgtCGCAAAGAGTCCCGTGCTGTCGAGCTCCCGGCACTGGCCGCCGTCGACGGAGTCGAGGATCGTGCGCGTGTCGCGGGTCTTCGGCGGCAAGGACCGGCACAGCAAGGTGAGGACGGTCAAGGGGCTGCGCGACCGGCGCGTGCGGCTGTCCGTGCCGACGGCGATCCAGCTCTACGACCTCCAGGACCGGCTGGGCCTCAGCCAGCCGAGCAAGGTGGTGGACTGGCTGCTGGACGCCGCGCAGCACGAGATCGACAAGCTGCCTCCGCTCCAGTTCCCGCCGCAAGCGCAGGACCTCGTCGCCCATCTGCCGCCGTCCATGGTGGCGCCCTTCTCCAACGTTGCAGCTGCGGCCGACCGGGCCGCCGCCGCGAACGCGTCCGCGGCGGCGATGGCCGACGGCGACAAACGCCACTGCCACGGCGGCGGCATCAAAGGGCTCATGGGCCTCAACAATTCCATCGGCCTTGTCAACGCCACCATGCCGCTGGCTCACGGCTTGTACTACACGCCCGCGGGTGAGTCTTGGACGACCAATGGCAATAATGCCGCCGTCCATGATCATCAGGTGAGCCACCACGGCACTTCGCCTCAGACGACGGTGGCTCACCACTCGCCGTTCTCATCTCTGCTGTCTCTTGCTGCTCCGGGGCCTCAGCTCGTCTTCTACTCGCCGGAAGGCGGCGGCTTCGCCATGAAAGAAGCCGCCGATCATCAGTTCCCTGTAGATAGCCTCGAACATTCTCAAGGCCAGCTCTCACTGagctcagcaagaagcttcCTTCACCCCGGCAACCAGGGATGA
- the LOC8080107 gene encoding transcription factor PCF8 isoform X2, with the protein MISGNLTNEELGAGCTKAEGPTAGSGAGAVVAKSPVLSSSRHWPPSTESRIVRVSRVFGGKDRHSKVRTVKGLRDRRVRLSVPTAIQLYDLQDRLGLSQPSKVVDWLLDAAQHEIDKLPPLQFPPQAQDLVAHLPPSMVAPFSNVAAAADRAAAANASAAAMADGDKRHCHGGGIKGLMGLNNSIGLVNATMPLAHGLYYTPAGESWTTNGNNAAVHDHQLVFYSPEGGGFAMKEAADHQFPVDSLEHSQGQLSLSSARSFLHPGNQG; encoded by the exons ATGATAAGCGGCAATCTCACCAATGAAGAGCTGGGGGCCGGGTGCACCAAGGCCGAGGGGCCGACCGCGggctccggcgccggcgccgtcgtCGCAAAGAGTCCCGTGCTGTCGAGCTCCCGGCACTGGCCGCCGTCGACGGAGTCGAGGATCGTGCGCGTGTCGCGGGTCTTCGGCGGCAAGGACCGGCACAGCAAGGTGAGGACGGTCAAGGGGCTGCGCGACCGGCGCGTGCGGCTGTCCGTGCCGACGGCGATCCAGCTCTACGACCTCCAGGACCGGCTGGGCCTCAGCCAGCCGAGCAAGGTGGTGGACTGGCTGCTGGACGCCGCGCAGCACGAGATCGACAAGCTGCCTCCGCTCCAGTTCCCGCCGCAAGCGCAGGACCTCGTCGCCCATCTGCCGCCGTCCATGGTGGCGCCCTTCTCCAACGTTGCAGCTGCGGCCGACCGGGCCGCCGCCGCGAACGCGTCCGCGGCGGCGATGGCCGACGGCGACAAACGCCACTGCCACGGCGGCGGCATCAAAGGGCTCATGGGCCTCAACAATTCCATCGGCCTTGTCAACGCCACCATGCCGCTGGCTCACGGCTTGTACTACACGCCCGCGGGTGAGTCTTGGACGACCAATGGCAATAATGCCGCCGTCCATGATCATCAG CTCGTCTTCTACTCGCCGGAAGGCGGCGGCTTCGCCATGAAAGAAGCCGCCGATCATCAGTTCCCTGTAGATAGCCTCGAACATTCTCAAGGCCAGCTCTCACTGagctcagcaagaagcttcCTTCACCCCGGCAACCAGGGATGA
- the LOC110430046 gene encoding uncharacterized protein LOC110430046, which produces MPRRGKSSKPSYGRTTGSPYINKPLPSGVPVPMWFCGDPCKVDISEDEETYRQRYWMCSNYAWEPTPKQCRSNFITPPQLCDFEQWIDTKIKESDKRLLQGLKEWDAERGEILEKRRGEEAQKREHKEEEVSLSMLLLKVSLGTSVWTYNFCDLELPGGLMFTSTDPPVAI; this is translated from the exons ATGCCACGTCGTGGAAAAAGTAGCAAACCAAG CTATGGCCGGACGACCGGGAGTCCGTACATCAACAAGCCGCTTCCTAGTGGTGTTCCAGTACCTATGTGGTTTTGTGGTGATCCTTGCAAGGTAGACATTTCAGAAGACGAGGAAACCTATCGGCAGAGGTATTGGATGTGTTCCAATTATGCCTGGGAGCCTACGCCAAAACAATGCCGCAGTAACTTTATT ACCCCTCCACAATTGTGTGATTTTGAGCAGTGGATCGACACTAAGATTAAGGAGTCCGACAAGCGGCTTCTACAAGGCCTAAAGGAGTGGGATGCAGAGCGTGGAGAGATATTAGAGAAGAGACGCGGAGAGGAGGCTCAAAAGAGGGAGCACAAGGAAGAGGAGGTCAGTCTGTCGATGCTTCTGTTGAAGGTCAGTCTGGGCACAAGTGTGTGGACCTACAATTTTTGTGATCTTGAACTTCCCGGTGGCCTTATGTTTACGAGCACAGACCCTCCAGTTGCAATCTAA